Genomic segment of Dromiciops gliroides isolate mDroGli1 chromosome 3, mDroGli1.pri, whole genome shotgun sequence:
tttttaaatttttgttgatgaCATTTGCCCCTGTGGCTCCCTTGCCCCATTGATGAGTTCTTCCCACAACCTCCATCTTGAGGAGGGGCTCAGATTAGCCATATTTCATTCTTTGGACTCCACTGTCATTCTCTTCCCCCAGTATCTCTCCTTCTAcccctttttggtttttgtttttttggggggtttttgtgaggcaattggggttaagtgacttgcccaaggtcacacagctagtaagtgttaagtgtctgaggctggatctgaacttgggtactcctgactccagggccagtgctctatccactgtgccacctagtcgccccctccTTCTACCCCTTTTAACTTCCttgccccattagaatgaaaactccttcaGAAGGTCAGAGattgtctttcattttgtttgtatttaaatCCCCAACACGTCATACTATGCCTAaaacacagcaagtgcttaataaatgcttcttcatttgATTTTGGGGTTTTACACCACAGTCATTTATTGGTCTCTCTCTCCTCAGTGGACACTCTCTTccccttgtaacaaaggaaaactgTTCAGCAGAACTGACACAGAGAGAATGAATCTGATAGTGTATGCAACATTCAGCACCCATACACCCCAACCACCCTAAAGAGTagaagacagggggcagctagatagcccagtggataaggcactggccttggattcaggaggacctgagttcaaatccggcctcagacatgtgacacttactagctgtgtgatcctggccaagtcacttaacccccattgccccgcaaaaaaacaaaaccaaaacaaaacaagagtagAAGACATCCTCTGTTGTCTGCAAATCAATCATCAATTCTGCTTTTAGAGTTATGATTTGCTGCTGtggtttagtcatgtctgactcttcatgactccatttggggttttttttacaatGATAGTAGAGGGAGTTACCATCtgcttttccaactcattttacagatgagaaaacgaggcaaacaggattaagtgacttgcccagtttcacacaactagtaattgtctgaaaccagatttgttgttgtttggggtttgtttgtttgtttgtttgtggggcaatgagggttaagtgacttgcccagggtcacacagctagtaagcgtcaagtgcctaaggctagatttgaactcaggtccagtgctttatccactgtgtcacgtagctgccccctaaaattagatttgaactcaagaagatggtcttcccaacttcaggccgGGCACTCTATCCcttctaccacctagctgttcctataTAGCTAGTTATATTGCTTTCATTTACACTAATAAAATTGTGGGGTAGAGTGTGAGCTAGGTATATACTTGGTGTTATTGCAGAAACGATAGCAGCCCACACTTGAATGCTTTCTCCAACCTACTGAAAGGGGGTAACTAAttatccagagagagagaatattatatcattttcccACCAGGTGGCGCTACACTCCAGCCACGAACCTGGGGGTTTCATAAAGCGTCCTATGGGTTTGTATGGACTTGGCCAAAGACTACATTGCTTGATAGGCTGCTTACTCCACTTTCTTACTGCCTTGGGTTCGTGGGGTGACCTGACTGGATTCAAAATCTAATgtagtcgggggggggggggggggggaggagcagctaggtggcgaagtggataaagcaccagccctgggatcaggaggacctgagttcaaatctgttctcagacacttgactagctgtgtgatcctgggcaagtcacttaaccctcattgccccacaaaaaaaaaaatctaatgtagtggaaaggaaatggaatattTCACACTGAAACATGGTAATATGAACATCAATATAACTCTCAGTAACTCTGCCCTCAATGTTTAAGAGAGCTCTTGTGCCCCCAATCAATGAATGTTATGGTAGGAAAAGCATTGATTCTCTAGTcaaaagatgtgggttcaaatcctgactggcACTTAATAGCAGTATGACTGTGCTGAAGTGCtaggtatacaaatacatacaaaacaacaacaaaaagtcccCTCCCTCaagggggaaaacaacacacagTCGCCCAACCCAAAAGTGCTATGGAAAATATGgcaaaagccagaattaaattGGAAAGGAAACAGATGTCGGGAAATGGACACTAATCTATTCCCCTCCGCACACTTCCCACCCTCTGCCCCTAACCAACTTTCAGGGGCATTATGAAGCATCAGCTCTGCCATCGTTTGACGCCTCATTCTCCTGGTCCTATTTTCTCTGCTCTGCACCAGTTCTAACACATCTCctacttctctgaattcctcacctTCATCAGTGATCTCAGAGAAGGAGAGAGCCAGCCTGCCGGGGGCTGGGTGACTCGGGCACATCATGGAACCTCTCAGAGCCCTAGACGTTGGTCTGAGATCAGAATCACTGACCCACAGTGTAGGGAATCACAGGgcagtccaaaggaaaaagaatctCAAAATCACCAGAGATTTCTCCTCTCCtaacctcttccttcctccaaatATCCACAACCCTGAACTTGTCCTGGACTCCTCCTGCCTTCTGCCTAGATCCAATTAATTACCAAATTCCTACACATTTCTCTACTCACATGGCATTTCAAGAAtatcctaatttttctttttccttaaaaaaatatttttgatgtgcttgttttcacatcacctttatttctgaaGCTCACTGTTCTCCCACTCCACCCTAAACACTGAGCTATCCCTtgcaacaaacaaaaatgaaaagaggaaaacataaaaaggcagttgagcaaaaccaaccaacctcCAAGTGTGACACCCACCCACACCCTTGGTCCACACCCACAGTCCCCCACTTCTGCatgctcttccttcttctttaggACCAAACTTGGGTGTTATTTTTATGCACCATTCATCATCTGGTTTTCTTGGGTACTTTCCACCCAATGTTGCTGTAGGCAatgtggattttctttttctggctcACCTTCCTTCTCTTTATCCAGCATAATAAGTTTCCCCAGGCTCCTCTGAATTTTTCATGGTCATTGTCTCTTACGGGGCAGGAATATTCTGTCACCTTCATACATCTAGATGCCTTCTGGCAGTTCCCAGTGGCTGACCATCTCCTTGGTTTTAATTTCTTTGCGACCACAAACTGCTGCTAGGAATATATCTGGGCAGTCAATAGGACCTCTCTGCCCTTAGCCTGTTTGGGGGATATGCCTAGTAATAGGATCTCTAGGGGCAAGTATCTGGgaaatttagttatttttaacATATCTGAAGGCAGTTAAGTTGCAAAGTGGacagagccccaggcctggaatcaggaagacctgagttcaaatccagccatagacaccctgggtaaatcacttcacctgtctgcttgagtttcctcatcagtaaaatgggaataacagcacctacctcaaaaggttgttgtgaggatcaaatgagataatcgtcaagttcttagcatagtgcatggcacatagtaaacgcTGTATGttaggtagtggtggtggtggtggttgtagaAGCAGCATAGTAGTAGTCGTAAAGCCCCCAttactctccccccacccccttctcatcCCTCTTCAGATTATCTGGGGCAGGTTATGCTCCTCCTACTGATTTAGAAGTGAAAGGGACAGAGGCTATTTCAGCCAGCCCGCTcccttaaaatgaggaaactgaggggcagtATGGTTCAATGACCTGCCCGTGCTCACACAGCCAGTGGGAGAAGTGACGTTTGCCCCCAGCTCTTCCCGACCTCATGGGATCAAAGGTCAGAGTGCAAGGCACTGGATGGAGAGATCAGCCTCAGGTGGTGGGAAGAGAGCCTGGCCAGCCACAAGGGCCAGCTCAGGAAATTGAAGCATGTCCCTAGTCCCCGCCCCTGGATCCTCTGGCCACTTTGCCTGCCTGGCATCTTCTATGGATTCCACTTCCCTACCTTTCCACACTCTGGCCCCTCATCTAGCTGACACTGGGGACACATCTCGGGCCCAGGGGAAGCAGGAAGGACATTGAGGTTGTCACCACTGACCGGTGGGTGGATGTGAAGAGACGCTTGGATTCATCTGCGCGAGAACAGGCCCAGCTCCCCACGTAGGCCTCAGGGGTCACCCTGGGGGCCACAGCAGGCCAGCCAGTTTCCCAGGTCAGCCTGACCTCTCCAGGACCCAACCCAGAGCTGTCCCTCTCTGTGTAGCCTGCTGGTGGAGCCCCAAGTCAGAGGAAGCTCTCATAGGCAGTGACAACAGCTACCATGTATATAACGGCAACCATCGTGGGTACCCTCAAGggggggaggtgctattatcacacccattttatagatgaagttgAGGCTGACAACTTGGCCAGTCACACGGCCAAGGGCGCCGTCCCCCTGCACCACCTTGACTCCGGAGGATATCAGGGTACAGAATCATCCAGCTTCCCCAAGGGCACATTCCACCCCTGTGCAGGTACTTTCTGCAACCCCATGAAGGCCCGCTGGGGATCCACCTTGAAGGGACAGAGGACACTAAGAGGAAGGGGGTCCCACTTTCAGCACTGACTGGGAAGAGCCCTTTGGGGACAGAGGAGAATCATGGACAAGTGCAGGGAACCGAAGGCCGTGCTCTGGCCTTGCAGGCCAGCCAGGTCCACTTCCCCTGGGCCTCCTCAGGTGCCCTTCACTTGAGCCCCGTGGCCAGGATGGAGCAGAAGGGTGGGGTCTTCCCCAGCCTGGGACCCTGGGCCGTTTGGGGGAGGTGGCGTAGGAGGGTGGGGTGTGGGCCGGGAGCACTTCCTGTTGCTCCTGGGGCTTTGATGTGGCCCCCGTTTCCTCTCACAGGAACCTGCCACACCCCCACCCTGGGCGGGGGTGGCAGCGGATTGGTGGGGGGCTGCTTTAAAGGTCTTTGGAGCCAGCTGCAGCAGCAGCCCTGCCCGACTCTGCTGGGCCTGGGGCCCCTTCTCCCAACCCTCGTACCAGTGTCCATCCGAGACCCGGTACGGGCTGTGGGGGATGGGGACTCGGGCGTGAGCGGCCTGACCCAGGACGACGACTCCCCAGGGCCCAAGTCAAGGCTGTTGCTTCTTCCCAAGATGTCCATCCTGCCTGTTGTGAGAAGGTGGGCTTTGGCTGGGCCCCAGCCAGGGTTCTGCCATCCCACAGGCCCAGCCTAGCTCTCCTCAGAGACGTTGAAGGACCAAGGAAAGGGAAGCGGGCCAGACCTTGGTGGTGTCTCTCAGGGCTTCTGGTCACTGGCCCCAGAATCAGGCTGTCGTTCACCCTGGAGGGATGACCAGACCCCAGGGCCTGAGGAAGCCGGTACCttccatgcccccccccaaaccactGCAGCCTGGGAGCCTCCCAGGGCTCCAGGGGTTAGTGAGGAGGGGCCCCAGTGAGGGGGGGTGCTGCCACCCAGGGGTCTAGGAGGGTCACACACTGCACAGCACGCAAAGAGTATAGAGAAGATGCCTTTATTAGCAAAGCTGCTGGCCACCACTGGGGAGGGGGGCTCAGAACTTCTGGAACTGCTTCTTGGTGCCGGCGGCCTTGGTGACCTTCAGCACGTTGAACCTCACGGTCTTGCTGAGGGGCCTGCACTCACCCACAGTCACAATGTCTCCAATCTGGACGTCCCTGGAGACACAGATCACGGGTGGTCAGCTGGGGGCcccccctcaccaccacccctgAGCCCCTCCATCACAACCAAAGAGGCTGAACTAGATAAAGGGGGCTCAAAGACTAAGAGGAGAGACCTGACTGAGGGTGGAGTCCAGACTCCCTTCCTAGAACACACACAGGGCAAATCAAGGTCCAGGAAAGAACTGGCTCCGAACCTGGAACACACAGCTGGTGGTCACTGTTAGTCAGGAAGGCCCAGGTactggctggctggctgtctCCTTCAAGGCCTGCCTGCTGCCTCAGACAGTAAGGGCATTTGCCAAGTGCTTCCCACAGGGCACAGAGTCAAacgcttccttccttcccaggtgcccgtgtgaccctggactagagGTCCCTTTTCTCTCTGGACTTTCATTCCAGTCAAAGTGCCCTTCCTGCCCCCAGTACACAAAGCTGGGCATCTCCAGCTTGGCACGCTCTCCCCTCTAAGAATTCCTGGTTTGTTCCAGGTATCAATGCAAAGTGCACCTTCCTATAGAGGCCTCCCCCCAATATGTGTGAAGTCAAGGAGGCAGACTCTGGTTCATGGGGCCCTCAGTACAGGGCCATGCACAAAGCAGGAGGAGGGGACTCCCCAGGTCCCACCTGAGTCTCACCCAGGCTTCTCCCTACCTTGTTGTGGGGGAAATAGGTCCCATTTGGACTCTCTAAAGTTGGGAAGGTTTCACAGATAGTGTCCCTGtagccccctctttttttttgtggggcaatgaaagttaagtgacttgcccagagtcacacagctagtaagtgtcaagcgtctgaggccagatttgaactcgggtcctcctgaatgcagagctggtgctttatccaccgtgccacccagctgcccccctgttgCCTTTTAACAGCCTGagctccctggattcaggacaggggggggggggggtgtcacatcCCTGTCCCTACAAGCCCAGGGTCTCACCGGAAGCAGGGTGAAAGGTGCACAGACATGTTCTTGTGACGTTTCTCGAATCGGTTGTATTTGCGGATGTAATGCAGGTAGTCCCGGCGGATGACGATGGTTCTCTGCATCTTCATCTTGGTCACCACACCTGAGGGCAGCAAGGCAAGAGGTGAGGGAGGGTCCCCAGCCGGGCTGGGCTCTGGGGGCTCCTCCCACTGACCACAGACTCACCAGAcaagatcctgcctctgatggaGACATTGCCAGTGAAGGGACACTTCTTGTCAATGTAGGTGCCCTCGATGGCCTGGAGGGGAAGAGAGGCAAGGTGAGGGGCAGgcgggcaggggggggggggggggggggggggggcggggtggggaccGAGCTCACCTCCTTGGGGGTCTTGAAGCCCAGCCCTATGTTCTTGTAGTATCTGGGAAGCTTCTCTTTGGCGGTGTCCCCTAGCAGCACCCGCTTCTTGTTCTGGAAGATGGTCGGCTGCTTCTGGTAGGCGCGCTCTGTCTGCGGGGGGAGAGgcacattgggggggggggggactcagCCACGGGGCTGGGGGAGGCACACAGGCCGGCTGGCCCTCGCTCCAGGGGGACCCCCAGAGCCagtacagagacagagactgtaTAGAGACCCCCAGAGACAGGGGGGGGCGGGCACACAGAGATGGCAGGGGGaccccagagacagagagatggggcgGGCACCCCGGGATGGCAGGGGCACccccagagacagagagaggcggGCACACAGAAATGGCAGGGGGACCCCCAGAGCCagtacagagacagagactgtaTAGAGACCccctagagacagagagatggggcgGGCACCCCGGGGTGGCAGGGGGAccccagagacacagagatggggCGGGCACCCCGGGATGGCAGGGGGACCCCCGGAGACAGAGCGCGGAGACCTCGGAGGAGGCCGGGGCGACCCCCTAGAACAAGCGCTAGTGAGGACCCTCAGACCCACGGtccagagacccagagagatgcaTATAACGCAGAGACCCTGGGGTCCCGCAGCCacgtggggggcgggggggtccGGCTCAGCCCGGGGTTCCTCCCTCCGCACCGGGCCCGCGCCCGCGCATGCGCGTACCTGGATGTCCGCCATGCCGCCGCTTCGCTCGTCTCTCGCTCCTCTTCTCTAGGACGAACGGACGGAAAGAGGCCGAAGAGCGGCCGCCGGGGTCTCCTTAAACACGAGGCAAGGGCCGCGCAGGAAGTGACGCAACACGCCAGAGCGGGCAGGCGGGACCAGGAGCGGAGCCGAGCGAGTGTGGGCAGGACTTCCGGGAAGCGAAGAAGGAACACGTGGTGTCCCGCTTGGGAGCGGAGAAGGGAAAAGCCTCACGTGGGTGTGGGCGGTGCCGTCCTGTGGGGCGGAACTTCCTGTGGACGCCGGGGAACGCCGTGCAcccccctcttctttttccctctgcCAATCAATCCCGCTGCTTCTGGTAAAGATTCGCTGGCTCGTGGGGTACCCAGATTTAGGGGAGGGTCTTACCTTCCTGCCCCCTCACCCCCTTTGCAGAAGTTGGCGGGGCATGCAGTCTGACTCgatcttcctctttattttattctttattttaaggcATTCGTCTCTGGGAAAAGTTGGGAAATATACTAATTGTTATAACataaagagcctactatgtgccagtgtgCTCAAACACTTGAGgtagggctattattatccccatgatacaagtgaggaaactgaggcaatcaggcgttaagtgacttgccccggatcacacagccagtaagtgtcttgagtcgggatttgaattcgggtcttcctgactcaggggcCGGAGATGGGGGGGCCGAACCAGGGGCTACTGCAGTAGTTGAGGAGGGTGGTCATGAGCCTGTGAGTGAGAGGAGGGGATGCTGGGAAAGGGAAATTTGGATCCGTGCAGTGAAGGGGTGGGGAGACCCCTTAGGTTTCATGCCTTTGTGCCTGGGAAGGATGGTGGTGACCTCCAGAGAGATgcagaaggaatttcagaagaggggagggcttgggaggaaagaaaagaagttcagtttccttctttatattcGGCAGTTAGtctgctgagcctggagtctggaagagccgagttcaaatttggcttcacacACTTAGTAgtaagtgaccctggacaagcctgTCTGTTTCCTTCTAAAATAGGGCTAATGACAACACCCACCTCCCGGGGtggtttgaggatcaaatgagatagcggGTTTTTTTGAagaataataaacacttttatttatagttttgagttccaaatttcatccctccttccctcccccctccctgaggggtaagaaatcagatatgggttatacatgtgtaatcatgtaaaacattaccatattagtagttttttttacaagaaaatttgaataaaatgaaaaatgaaagtgaaaaatagcatgcttcagtctgttgtatcaatatcggttctttggagatggatagtatgtttcatccatagtcctttgagattgtcttggatcattgtattgatgag
This window contains:
- the RPS11 gene encoding 40S ribosomal protein S11 — translated: MADIQTERAYQKQPTIFQNKKRVLLGDTAKEKLPRYYKNIGLGFKTPKEAIEGTYIDKKCPFTGNVSIRGRILSGVVTKMKMQRTIVIRRDYLHYIRKYNRFEKRHKNMSVHLSPCFRDVQIGDIVTVGECRPLSKTVRFNVLKVTKAAGTKKQFQKF